Within the Haloplanus sp. GDY1 genome, the region GCCGTCTGTACCGCAGGGGTAAGGACGACTTCGACATCAACGCCGGCCGGGAGATGGCCCTGCAGGAACGCCCGGAGCCGGTCGCGCCGACCGGCTGACGCCCGCACCCGGGCGTGGATATCGGGGGTGAACGTCTCGACGGAGGCGTTCGAAGTGATCGAGGAATTAGTATCGGACATGATGGGGAACGAGAGGTATCGGACCTCTTCGCTCCCTTGTGGCCGATAAATCGTCGGCGCGAAATTACCTCATTATTCTCCGAGTGTAAGCCGGGAGTCTGAGCTTACTGCCTTCTGTCCGAAGGGCTTTTTAGTATGAATAAGATATGAATATGTATGAGTAAGGGCGAACGCCGGAAGATCGGGGAGCGAGGCCAAGTGACGATTCCCAAAGAGCTCCGAGAACGGTTCGGAATTAAGGGAGGAGATGACGTCGTGATCCACGAAGAGGCGGGGAAGCTCGTTATCGAACGACCGGTCACTCGTGAGGAGTTGGCTGAGGGGTACCGTCAGCGTGCCCAACGAACCAGCGAGCTCGCTGACGAACTGGAGGGCGTCTCGACGGAGGCTAATGACCACCTAGGCGATGCCCCAGAGTGGTAGCATATGGCTCTGTCTGTCCGCCGAGGGGATATCGTT harbors:
- a CDS encoding AbrB/MazE/SpoVT family DNA-binding domain-containing protein → MSKGERRKIGERGQVTIPKELRERFGIKGGDDVVIHEEAGKLVIERPVTREELAEGYRQRAQRTSELADELEGVSTEANDHLGDAPEW